Proteins encoded together in one Oceanobacillus iheyensis HTE831 window:
- a CDS encoding putative glycoside hydrolase, with amino-acid sequence MRNWQKKFIGVFAVTLFISMIFGNSTKAEEINVEASLHKERSTNLQVIDTSQRIARFSFDSGYNFEYPDAVRGIYVTGNSAGGERFNSLIDFVNSTALNTMVIDVKEDHGNLTFIPEEGSPYEDMATNVISDPEQMMKRLEKEQIYPIARVVVFKDSVLAHKRPDLSFTKNGEVWENGKGEAFVNPFEQEVWDYNIEVAKMAAEMGFKEIQFDYVRFPEGFETKDEELKYTLGDYKDLDMNNIKKRVEAVSDFVAYAKEELSDYDVDVSVDIFGYAATIEEAPGIGQNFSRISENVDIISSMIYPSHWSSYFGIEKPDTEPYNLIDEYSKVENQVLGALEEPPVSRPWLQDFEAPWLYSGSTFQYGKSEVEAQIQALYENGINEFLLWNSGNTYTKDVDYLIGKDE; translated from the coding sequence ATGCGGAATTGGCAAAAGAAGTTTATTGGGGTGTTCGCGGTAACATTATTTATTAGCATGATATTTGGAAATTCGACAAAAGCAGAGGAAATTAATGTTGAAGCAAGTCTACATAAAGAACGATCGACCAACTTACAAGTAATAGATACATCACAAAGAATAGCGCGTTTTTCTTTTGATTCCGGATATAACTTTGAGTATCCTGATGCAGTACGAGGAATTTATGTAACAGGGAATTCTGCAGGAGGCGAGAGGTTTAATTCATTAATTGATTTTGTGAATTCAACAGCTTTAAATACAATGGTTATTGATGTGAAAGAAGATCATGGAAATCTTACCTTTATACCTGAAGAAGGATCTCCTTATGAAGATATGGCAACAAATGTTATTTCTGATCCTGAACAAATGATGAAACGACTAGAGAAGGAACAAATATATCCGATAGCTCGTGTCGTTGTGTTTAAGGACAGTGTATTAGCTCATAAACGTCCAGATTTATCCTTTACGAAAAATGGAGAAGTTTGGGAGAATGGAAAAGGAGAGGCTTTTGTTAATCCTTTTGAGCAAGAAGTATGGGATTATAATATAGAAGTTGCAAAAATGGCAGCTGAGATGGGATTTAAGGAGATTCAATTTGACTATGTACGCTTCCCAGAAGGATTTGAAACGAAAGATGAAGAATTAAAGTACACTCTTGGCGATTATAAAGACTTGGATATGAATAACATAAAGAAACGTGTAGAAGCGGTTTCGGATTTTGTCGCTTATGCTAAAGAAGAACTAAGTGATTATGATGTTGATGTATCTGTAGATATATTCGGTTATGCTGCAACGATAGAAGAAGCGCCAGGAATTGGACAGAACTTCTCTCGAATTTCCGAAAATGTAGATATCATTTCATCGATGATTTACCCTAGTCATTGGTCATCATACTTTGGAATAGAAAAACCTGATACTGAACCATATAATCTTATCGATGAGTATTCAAAAGTAGAGAATCAGGTCTTAGGAGCATTAGAAGAACCCCCAGTTTCTAGACCGTGGTTACAAGATTTTGAAGCGCCATGGTTATATAGTGGGTCTACTTTCCAATATGGCAAGAGCGAAGTGGAAGCACAGATACAAGCATTATATGAGAATGGTATTAACGAATTCTTACTATGGAATTCAGGTAACACATACACAAAAGATGTAGACTATTTAATTGGAAAAGATGAATAA
- a CDS encoding GNAT family N-acetyltransferase — MNWYEKLNDYFPVEEMKSKKHMELLLEEKGDVYFKDESPQHVMMYAEFDTFIFIDYVWVSAKTRGQGIGHKLLDKLKNKQKPIILEVEPVDYEDSDSEKRLHFYHREGFKHAQSIGYNRRSLATNEETPMEILYWSPQDDSEEVIYGQMKQMYEDIHTYKDKEIYGKEYQSSEEVLSYDENREAANLLDELTKKSSQ; from the coding sequence ATGAATTGGTATGAGAAATTAAACGATTATTTTCCGGTTGAGGAAATGAAATCAAAAAAACATATGGAATTATTACTCGAGGAAAAAGGCGATGTATATTTTAAAGATGAAAGTCCGCAACATGTAATGATGTATGCGGAGTTCGATACATTTATTTTTATAGATTATGTATGGGTATCTGCTAAAACAAGAGGGCAGGGAATAGGGCATAAATTATTAGACAAACTTAAAAATAAACAAAAACCGATTATACTTGAGGTAGAGCCAGTCGATTATGAAGATTCTGATTCAGAAAAACGCCTTCATTTTTATCATCGAGAAGGTTTTAAGCATGCACAGTCAATTGGCTATAATCGCCGTTCATTAGCAACAAATGAAGAAACACCAATGGAAATTTTATATTGGTCTCCTCAGGATGATTCTGAAGAAGTGATTTACGGTCAGATGAAACAAATGTATGAAGACATTCATACATACAAAGATAAGGAGATTTATGGGAAAGAATATCAATCATCTGAAGAAGTGCTAAGCTATGATGAAAATCGAGAAGCAGCTAATTTATTGGACGAACTAACAAAGAAATCATCTCAATGA
- a CDS encoding ammonium transporter, with translation MLKKSFLIFTALLLLATPVYAATPTPESLELSVNLIWVMLGAFLVFFMHAGFAMVESGFTRSKNTLNILMKNFLTISVASILFFLVGYGIMFGSSAGSIIGSDGFLLSEISEIDFFVFQAMFVATCATIISGAVAERIKLGSYILIVAAMTTIIYPVVGHWVWQGDGWLTSLGFSDFAGSTVVHLTGAVGAFVVVLILGPRIGKYKGKKVNVIQGHNLPLGALGVFILWLGWFGFNGGSTLAADPSLVPYVIGTTLLSTSAALVSSSLYTKLRFKKVDASLSMNGVLGGLVGITAGAAEISLGGSIIVGLISGVVLVEGIRFLDTKLRIDDPVGAIAVHGICGIWGTLAIGLFSVNTGLFYGNGISQLGIQAIGVLAVVAWVAITAGGFTYVINKISQIRVSEEEEISGLDFAEHGSSAYNFKESLLEGTDNNSSSGLAERLNNNIPIGKTSNQSS, from the coding sequence ATGTTGAAGAAAAGTTTTCTTATATTTACAGCACTGTTACTTTTAGCTACTCCAGTTTACGCAGCGACACCTACACCTGAATCGTTAGAGCTTTCTGTTAACCTAATTTGGGTAATGCTTGGTGCGTTTTTAGTATTTTTTATGCATGCAGGATTTGCTATGGTAGAGTCTGGCTTTACTAGATCCAAAAATACCTTAAATATCTTGATGAAGAATTTCTTAACAATAAGTGTTGCATCTATATTATTTTTCTTAGTAGGTTATGGTATTATGTTCGGTTCTTCTGCCGGATCCATTATAGGTAGTGACGGATTTTTACTAAGCGAAATTAGCGAAATAGACTTTTTCGTATTTCAAGCTATGTTTGTTGCCACTTGTGCAACAATTATATCTGGAGCTGTAGCAGAACGAATTAAATTAGGTAGTTATATCCTTATTGTTGCGGCAATGACCACAATCATATATCCAGTTGTTGGACATTGGGTGTGGCAAGGTGATGGATGGTTAACCTCACTAGGATTTAGTGACTTCGCAGGGTCTACTGTAGTTCACCTAACAGGTGCTGTGGGAGCTTTCGTAGTAGTACTAATACTCGGTCCTCGTATCGGAAAATACAAAGGGAAGAAAGTTAATGTTATCCAAGGCCATAATTTACCTTTAGGAGCTCTAGGTGTTTTTATCCTTTGGTTAGGTTGGTTCGGCTTTAACGGTGGCAGTACTTTAGCTGCTGACCCATCACTAGTACCATATGTAATTGGAACAACCTTATTATCTACTTCTGCCGCATTAGTGTCATCCTCTTTATATACAAAATTACGATTTAAGAAAGTAGATGCATCATTATCCATGAATGGTGTACTGGGTGGATTAGTAGGTATTACTGCAGGTGCCGCAGAAATTTCTCTTGGGGGATCAATTATTGTCGGTCTAATTTCTGGTGTAGTACTTGTAGAAGGAATTCGATTCTTAGATACAAAATTACGTATAGACGACCCAGTTGGAGCTATTGCAGTACATGGAATTTGTGGTATATGGGGAACATTAGCCATAGGATTGTTCTCTGTTAATACCGGACTTTTCTACGGAAATGGTATTTCTCAATTGGGGATTCAAGCCATCGGTGTACTTGCTGTAGTTGCTTGGGTTGCTATTACAGCTGGTGGGTTCACTTATGTGATAAATAAAATATCTCAAATTCGCGTTTCAGAAGAAGAAGAAATTTCTGGACTTGATTTTGCAGAACACGGATCTAGTGCATATAATTTTAAAGAGAGTTTACTTGAAGGAACGGACAATAATTCATCAAGTGGTCTTGCAGAACGTTTAAATAATAATATTCCGATTGGTAAAACAAGTAACCAAAGTTCTTAA
- a CDS encoding P-II family nitrogen regulator → MKKLEAIIRPEKFQSLRDELSSIGIGGLTVTEVAGTGKQKGQTGVYRSTEFQIQLLSKLKVEMVIEESQLEEIVDIIIKSCKTGNIGDGKIFVSPVEEVIRIRTGERGMEAVL, encoded by the coding sequence ATGAAAAAATTGGAAGCAATTATACGTCCAGAAAAATTCCAGTCTCTTCGTGATGAGTTATCTTCAATTGGAATTGGTGGTTTAACTGTTACTGAAGTAGCAGGTACAGGAAAGCAAAAAGGCCAAACAGGGGTTTATCGCTCGACAGAGTTTCAAATTCAATTATTATCCAAATTGAAAGTAGAGATGGTGATTGAAGAAAGTCAATTAGAAGAAATTGTTGATATTATCATTAAAAGCTGTAAGACAGGTAATATAGGAGACGGTAAAATTTTTGTCTCTCCTGTAGAAGAAGTTATTCGAATTCGTACTGGCGAACGTGGTATGGAAGCTGTTTTATAA
- the spxA gene encoding transcriptional regulator SpxA has product MVTLYTSPSCTSCRKARAWLEEHNIPFTERNIFSEPLSLDEIKEILRMTEDGTDEIISTRSKVFQKLDVNIDQLPMKNLFNLIQKNPGLLRRPIILDEKRLQVGYNEDEIRRFLPRTVRTFQLREAQRMVN; this is encoded by the coding sequence ATGGTAACACTTTATACCTCACCAAGCTGTACTTCCTGCAGGAAAGCAAGAGCGTGGCTGGAAGAACACAACATACCTTTTACTGAGCGTAATATTTTTTCCGAGCCATTAAGTCTCGATGAAATAAAAGAAATATTGCGAATGACAGAGGATGGCACGGATGAGATTATTTCCACGAGATCAAAAGTATTCCAGAAGTTGGATGTAAATATTGATCAACTGCCAATGAAAAACTTATTCAATCTAATCCAGAAAAATCCTGGGTTGTTGCGTAGGCCGATTATATTAGATGAGAAGCGTCTTCAAGTTGGTTATAATGAAGATGAGATTCGTCGATTCTTACCAAGAACAGTTCGTACATTCCAATTGCGTGAAGCGCAACGTATGGTTAATTAA
- the mecA gene encoding adaptor protein MecA, which yields MEIERINENTIKFYISYLDIEELGFEREEIWYNRERSEQLFWQMMDEVNYREDFNPEGPLWIQVQAMEKGLEIIVTKAKVSKNGENLELDTEDGSVDIPVDEKIESILGDKFGKNLNESEESDSEDDELEEDNLWIIVEFDDFEDLIQLSHQFEDISNFGEETLYFYNNQYYLYMEFSYDVLDDNRQEDVISQVLEYSSDSSVSIHVLEEYGKKVMENDTFTNIRKHFPLRLK from the coding sequence ATGGAGATAGAAAGAATAAATGAAAATACAATTAAGTTTTACATTTCTTATTTAGATATAGAAGAGCTTGGTTTTGAAAGAGAAGAAATTTGGTACAATCGCGAAAGAAGTGAGCAACTTTTTTGGCAAATGATGGATGAAGTGAATTATCGAGAAGATTTTAATCCAGAAGGACCTTTATGGATACAGGTTCAGGCAATGGAAAAAGGTTTAGAAATTATCGTTACGAAAGCAAAAGTGTCTAAAAATGGTGAAAATCTAGAATTAGATACAGAAGATGGAAGTGTAGATATCCCTGTTGATGAAAAAATAGAAAGTATTCTCGGGGATAAATTCGGTAAGAACCTTAATGAATCTGAAGAATCTGATAGTGAAGACGACGAGTTAGAGGAAGATAACTTATGGATTATTGTCGAGTTTGATGATTTTGAGGATTTAATTCAATTAAGTCATCAATTTGAAGATATATCTAACTTTGGAGAAGAGACATTATATTTCTATAACAACCAATACTACTTGTATATGGAATTCTCGTATGATGTGTTAGATGATAATCGACAAGAAGATGTAATTAGTCAGGTACTTGAGTATTCATCTGATTCATCTGTTTCCATTCATGTTTTAGAAGAATACGGAAAGAAAGTAATGGAAAACGATACCTTCACCAATATTAGGAAACATTTTCCCTTACGCTTGAAATAA
- a CDS encoding competence protein CoiA, whose protein sequence is MQKAINKHGKSIILFREPERNIILWKQYKEAFYCPTCHSKVIIRSGSKVIPHFSHLPHSNCRLGNGEGMYHEMGKYELYQWLSNQNIEVDLEVYFPQINRRADLVIKVLNKIIIIEFQCTKISAEEIAERTSAYNQINLHVIWIVGMNHFNRLGSNQIKLNSFLLSCIHQFPKQKNPVLYFFDPASRRFASLSHIYAYQYTKAFTTINISLIQTISFQSIFKEAPISEQFPQHWTKQLQRIRNTPITHPGKEMNWRRKLYEQGIIFQYLPSICFLPNKWQIHMHTPFWIWQTELCIKLIQHIAVSDTLTISRCTKLLDKSMMNQLPNVHQNFSAIHSFLTNLEILGYFKRTSNTTYVKLKNVDKYVHLEEALKGDEIMISNLFLEKKGKM, encoded by the coding sequence GTGCAAAAAGCAATAAATAAACATGGTAAATCCATTATACTGTTCCGTGAACCTGAAAGAAATATAATACTGTGGAAGCAATATAAAGAAGCATTTTATTGTCCTACTTGTCACTCTAAAGTAATTATTCGATCAGGTAGCAAAGTCATCCCTCATTTTTCACACCTACCACATTCAAACTGTAGACTCGGGAATGGAGAAGGGATGTATCATGAGATGGGGAAGTATGAACTTTATCAATGGTTATCTAATCAAAATATAGAGGTTGACCTTGAAGTTTATTTTCCGCAAATTAACCGAAGAGCTGACCTAGTGATAAAAGTATTAAATAAGATAATCATTATTGAATTTCAATGCACGAAAATTTCTGCAGAAGAAATCGCGGAGAGAACAAGTGCATATAATCAAATTAATCTTCATGTTATTTGGATTGTTGGTATGAATCATTTTAATAGGTTGGGAAGTAATCAAATTAAATTAAATTCCTTTCTTCTATCTTGTATACATCAATTTCCGAAACAAAAAAATCCTGTCTTATATTTCTTCGATCCAGCTTCCAGACGTTTTGCCTCACTATCACATATTTACGCGTATCAATACACTAAAGCTTTCACTACGATTAACATTTCTCTAATACAAACCATTTCATTCCAAAGTATCTTCAAAGAAGCTCCTATTTCTGAGCAGTTTCCCCAACACTGGACGAAACAACTTCAACGAATACGTAATACACCGATTACTCATCCAGGTAAAGAAATGAACTGGAGAAGAAAATTATATGAGCAAGGCATTATTTTTCAATACCTACCTAGTATTTGCTTTTTGCCAAATAAGTGGCAAATTCATATGCATACCCCTTTTTGGATTTGGCAAACAGAATTATGTATAAAACTCATTCAGCATATTGCTGTGTCTGATACACTTACAATATCGAGATGCACAAAGCTATTAGATAAAAGTATGATGAATCAATTACCAAATGTGCATCAGAATTTCTCTGCCATACATTCATTTTTAACAAATCTTGAAATCCTCGGTTATTTCAAAAGGACCTCAAATACTACGTATGTTAAATTAAAGAATGTAGACAAGTATGTTCATTTAGAAGAAGCGCTTAAAGGTGATGAAATAATGATAAGTAATTTATTTTTGGAAAAAAAGGGCAAAATGTGA
- the pepF gene encoding oligoendopeptidase F, whose product MSKATKQLPKRDEIPTDLTWKLEDIFASDDAWKEELKSLREEFPKITEFKGKLHESADTLYSLFKMQDELSQRLGMLYTYAHMRYDQDTTNSFYQGLNAQAENLITIASSNLSYIVPEILSIEENKLQQFLDDHEGLQQYKKVLEDINRQRPHVLSEKEEALLAQASEPMSTGSQTFGMLNNADLTFPSVTNEDGEEVEVTHGRYSTFLESKDRNVRKNAFEAVYQTYESFKNTFASTLSGTVKAHNFSAKVRNYESARQSALDDNNIPEEVYDNLVEAVNERLPLLHRYTKLRKKVLELDELHMYDLYTPLVKDVKMKVSYDQAQDFVLKGLEPLGDDYKKVLKSAFENRWIDVEENKGKRSGAYSSGAYGTNPYILMNWQDDINNTFTLAHELGHSVHSYYSRKHQPFRYGNYSIFVAEVASTTNEALLNDYLLNHLEDEKEKLYILNHFLEGFRGTVFRQTMFAEFEHEIHKLDQEGEALTAEKFTQIYYELNKKYFGEDVVSDEYIGLEWARIPHFYYNYYVYQYATGYSAATALAHNILEGKEGAVDRYLQFLQSGSSEDPIDVLKKAGVDMTSKQPILDALDVFEEKLAEMEQLLG is encoded by the coding sequence ATGAGTAAAGCGACAAAACAATTACCTAAAAGAGATGAAATACCTACAGACCTTACTTGGAAATTGGAGGATATTTTTGCTAGTGATGACGCTTGGAAAGAAGAACTTAAATCATTAAGAGAAGAATTTCCTAAGATAACTGAATTTAAAGGGAAATTACATGAGTCTGCCGATACCTTGTATTCTTTATTTAAAATGCAAGATGAGCTTTCTCAGCGTCTTGGCATGTTATATACGTATGCACATATGCGTTATGATCAAGATACGACAAACTCTTTTTACCAGGGATTAAATGCACAAGCTGAGAACTTAATAACTATTGCCTCCAGTAATCTAAGTTATATTGTTCCCGAAATTCTTTCCATTGAAGAAAATAAGTTACAACAGTTTTTAGATGATCATGAGGGTTTGCAACAATATAAGAAAGTTCTTGAAGACATTAATAGACAGCGTCCACATGTTTTAAGTGAAAAAGAAGAGGCGTTACTAGCACAAGCATCTGAGCCAATGTCTACAGGATCACAAACTTTTGGAATGCTTAATAACGCAGATCTAACATTCCCATCAGTTACAAATGAAGATGGCGAAGAGGTAGAAGTAACGCATGGAAGATATTCTACATTTTTAGAATCAAAAGATAGAAACGTTAGAAAAAATGCGTTTGAAGCTGTATACCAAACATACGAAAGCTTTAAAAATACATTTGCTTCAACTTTAAGTGGCACTGTTAAAGCGCACAACTTTAGCGCAAAAGTACGCAATTATGAAAGTGCTAGACAATCTGCTTTGGATGATAATAATATTCCGGAAGAAGTGTACGATAATTTAGTAGAAGCAGTAAATGAACGATTACCATTACTTCATCGTTATACTAAGTTGCGAAAAAAAGTATTGGAATTAGATGAGTTGCATATGTATGATCTTTATACGCCACTAGTAAAAGATGTAAAAATGAAAGTATCATATGACCAAGCGCAAGATTTTGTATTAAAAGGTTTAGAGCCACTTGGTGATGATTATAAAAAAGTATTAAAATCAGCCTTCGAAAATCGCTGGATAGATGTTGAAGAAAATAAAGGGAAGAGAAGTGGTGCTTATTCTTCCGGTGCTTATGGGACAAATCCTTATATCTTGATGAATTGGCAGGATGATATTAATAATACATTCACACTCGCTCATGAATTGGGTCATTCTGTGCATAGTTATTACTCAAGAAAGCATCAACCATTTCGTTATGGTAATTATTCGATCTTCGTGGCAGAAGTTGCTTCTACAACAAACGAAGCGTTGTTAAATGATTATTTATTAAATCATTTAGAAGACGAAAAAGAAAAGCTATATATCCTTAACCATTTCTTAGAAGGATTCAGAGGTACCGTGTTCCGTCAAACAATGTTTGCTGAATTTGAACATGAGATTCATAAACTGGATCAAGAAGGCGAAGCGTTAACGGCTGAAAAGTTCACTCAGATCTATTATGAGTTAAATAAGAAATATTTTGGTGAAGATGTAGTCTCCGATGAATATATCGGATTAGAGTGGGCTAGAATCCCTCACTTCTATTACAATTATTATGTGTATCAGTATGCGACAGGTTACTCTGCTGCTACTGCTCTAGCACACAATATATTAGAAGGAAAAGAAGGGGCAGTTGATCGTTACCTGCAATTCTTACAATCAGGTAGTAGTGAAGATCCGATTGATGTACTGAAAAAAGCTGGTGTTGATATGACGTCTAAACAACCAATATTAGATGCTTTAGATGTCTTTGAAGAGAAACTAGCTGAGATGGAACAATTATTAGGCTAA
- a CDS encoding ClpXP adapter SpxH family protein, whose amino-acid sequence MSWNQQELTSSNHTNTSPNFNYINYVQKPIEMYVFIDPLCAECWSLEPYIKKLSVEYGRFFTIRQIVSGQLSNLNVDVFEKPKKLKDIWERTAKRTGMSCDGDIWDENPIDYPYVPSLAIKAAELQGKKAGKMFVRKLQENLFINKENISEEKILLNCATEANLDLEEFERDLFSSSAKKALQCDLKLTREMEVDYIPTIVFFNQSVEEEGVKISGLYPYEIYKLVLKEILQKTPIPSSTPPLIDFLKHYQVVGTKEISVVYDWSLDKTEKEMKKLQFQQIVERIPAKYGSFWKYIDRSKTQDAAQR is encoded by the coding sequence GTGAGTTGGAATCAACAAGAGCTTACTAGCTCCAATCATACAAACACATCGCCGAATTTTAACTACATTAATTATGTTCAAAAGCCAATAGAAATGTATGTTTTTATTGATCCTTTATGTGCAGAATGCTGGTCACTAGAACCATATATAAAAAAGCTTTCAGTAGAATACGGACGTTTTTTTACAATTAGACAGATTGTAAGTGGTCAACTATCTAATCTTAATGTCGATGTATTTGAAAAACCAAAAAAATTAAAAGATATTTGGGAACGGACTGCAAAACGGACAGGAATGAGTTGTGATGGAGACATATGGGATGAGAATCCAATTGATTACCCTTACGTACCGTCTCTGGCAATAAAAGCCGCAGAGCTACAAGGAAAAAAGGCAGGAAAAATGTTTGTACGTAAGCTCCAAGAGAACTTATTTATAAATAAAGAGAATATATCTGAAGAAAAAATATTATTAAATTGTGCTACTGAAGCTAACTTGGATCTCGAAGAATTTGAGCGTGATTTATTTTCTTCCAGTGCGAAAAAAGCACTACAATGTGATTTAAAATTAACGAGAGAAATGGAAGTTGACTATATTCCAACAATCGTATTTTTCAATCAGTCTGTAGAAGAAGAAGGTGTGAAAATTTCTGGGCTTTATCCGTACGAAATATACAAACTAGTACTAAAAGAAATTTTACAAAAAACACCCATCCCTTCATCCACACCACCTTTAATTGATTTTTTAAAACATTATCAAGTGGTGGGAACAAAAGAAATATCAGTCGTGTATGATTGGTCTTTAGATAAAACTGAAAAAGAGATGAAAAAACTTCAGTTTCAACAAATTGTAGAGCGAATTCCAGCGAAGTACGGTTCATTCTGGAAGTATATAGATAGATCAAAGACGCAAGATGCCGCTCAGCGCTAG
- a CDS encoding CYTH domain-containing protein yields the protein MSQEIEIEFKNLLSNAEFLQLQKDLPFSTSSIEQTNYYFETKNFDLKKHGSALRIRKKQGKYSLTLKQPHEQGLLETHDILTEQEFKQWIQGEIIPKPHTSKQLSEMNISPAELKYVGYLTTNRMEIEFNGTQLVLDYSNYLGTEDFELELEASTKEHGKKIFYELLNKYNIPIRQTPSKIERFFQQAQRS from the coding sequence ATGTCACAAGAAATTGAAATAGAATTTAAAAATTTATTATCAAACGCTGAATTTTTACAGCTACAAAAGGACTTACCCTTTTCAACATCATCAATTGAACAAACGAACTATTATTTTGAAACAAAAAATTTCGATTTAAAGAAACATGGCTCAGCACTACGAATAAGAAAGAAGCAAGGGAAGTATTCTTTAACATTAAAACAGCCACATGAACAAGGATTATTGGAAACTCATGATATCTTAACAGAACAAGAATTTAAGCAATGGATACAAGGTGAAATTATTCCAAAACCACATACATCAAAACAACTAAGTGAAATGAATATCTCACCTGCGGAACTTAAATATGTTGGATACCTTACCACCAATCGAATGGAAATTGAATTTAATGGTACCCAGTTAGTGTTAGATTATAGTAATTATTTAGGTACAGAGGATTTTGAGTTAGAGTTAGAAGCTTCTACAAAGGAACATGGAAAAAAAATATTTTATGAGTTACTAAATAAATATAATATACCTATTCGACAAACTCCTTCCAAAATAGAGCGTTTTTTCCAACAAGCACAACGTTCTTAA
- a CDS encoding GTP pyrophosphokinase yields the protein MNWELTLAPYKQVVEELKVKLKGMRSQYEKESSHSPIEFVTARVKPIPSIIEKAQNRGIAIENVESEMQDIAGVRVVCQFVDDIYTIVDMLHHRNDFVIVEEKDYVSHKKDSGYRSYHMIIKYPVETIHGEVIVLAEIQIRTLAMNFWATNEHSLNYKYDGKLPSEVRLRLQKAAEAAFKLDEEMSKIRSEIHEAQRVFHRK from the coding sequence ATGAATTGGGAATTAACTCTTGCTCCATATAAGCAAGTAGTCGAAGAATTAAAAGTAAAGTTAAAGGGGATGCGTTCCCAGTATGAAAAAGAGTCAAGTCATTCTCCAATTGAATTTGTAACAGCAAGAGTAAAACCAATACCAAGTATTATCGAAAAAGCACAAAACCGCGGTATTGCTATAGAGAATGTGGAAAGTGAGATGCAAGATATTGCTGGTGTACGGGTTGTTTGTCAATTCGTCGATGATATCTATACAATTGTAGATATGCTGCACCATAGAAATGATTTTGTAATAGTGGAAGAGAAGGACTATGTATCCCACAAAAAAGATAGTGGTTACCGGTCATATCATATGATTATCAAATATCCAGTGGAAACAATACATGGTGAAGTAATTGTTTTGGCAGAAATACAAATAAGGACATTAGCAATGAATTTCTGGGCAACGAATGAACATTCATTAAATTATAAATATGATGGCAAGCTGCCATCTGAGGTTAGATTGCGATTACAGAAAGCAGCAGAGGCAGCCTTTAAATTAGATGAAGAAATGTCTAAAATTAGAAGTGAAATTCATGAAGCGCAAAGAGTGTTTCATCGTAAATAA
- a CDS encoding NAD kinase: MNFKIVSKGDDRSEKIKAMMRQYLSEFGLTYDKETPDLVISVGGDGTFLEAFHRYVHRLEDTAFIGIHTGHLGFYTDWTPKDVERLIIEIAKTPFQTVEYPLLEVIIRAKAGGKEDRILALNEAMIKTADGSSVVFDVEIKGEHFETFRGDGICISTPSGSTAYNKALGGAILHPSLEAIQITENASINNRVFRTIGSPLILPKHHTCFLKPMVDSSFLIQIDHFTKNYQNVKSIQCRVAKEKVRFARFKQFPFWNRVRDSFVSEEG; encoded by the coding sequence ATGAACTTTAAAATTGTTTCAAAAGGTGATGACCGTTCTGAAAAAATAAAAGCAATGATGCGTCAATATTTATCAGAATTTGGATTGACTTATGATAAAGAGACCCCAGATTTAGTAATTTCCGTTGGGGGAGACGGTACATTCCTTGAAGCATTTCATCGCTATGTTCATCGATTAGAAGACACTGCTTTTATTGGAATACATACTGGTCATTTAGGATTTTATACAGATTGGACACCTAAAGATGTGGAAAGACTGATTATAGAGATTGCAAAAACGCCATTTCAAACCGTTGAATACCCTTTATTAGAAGTCATTATTAGAGCGAAAGCAGGCGGGAAAGAAGATCGTATTCTTGCTTTAAATGAAGCGATGATAAAAACAGCGGACGGTTCTTCCGTTGTATTTGATGTAGAAATAAAAGGCGAGCATTTTGAAACATTTCGCGGAGACGGAATCTGTATATCCACACCTTCAGGAAGCACAGCATACAATAAAGCTCTCGGAGGGGCGATTTTGCATCCATCATTAGAAGCAATTCAAATTACGGAGAATGCATCCATTAATAATCGTGTTTTCCGTACTATTGGTTCGCCGCTTATACTACCAAAACATCATACTTGTTTCTTAAAACCAATGGTAGATAGCAGTTTTCTTATTCAAATTGATCATTTTACAAAGAATTATCAAAATGTAAAATCGATACAGTGTAGAGTAGCTAAAGAGAAGGTGCGGTTTGCTCGTTTTAAGCAATTCCCATTCTGGAACAGAGTTAGAGATTCCTTTGTATCGGAGGAAGGGTAA